Part of the bacterium genome, CTTCATTCAGAGCCGCGACCTGCGCCCGCTCGACCGATACTTCCCGGAACTGCACGAGGCGTGTCTGGCACAGGTGCCCGCCGGGTGCGTGCTGGACGGCGAGATCGTCATCGTGACGGCGCACGGACTCGACTTCGACGCGCTGCAGCTCCGGCTCCATCCCGCCGCCTCGCGCGTCGCCATGCTGGCGAAGGCGACGCCGGCGGCGTTCGTCGCATTCGACCTGCTCGCGGTGGACGGCCGCGACGTTCGGACCGCCTCGCAGGCCGACCGGCGGCGCCTGCTCGAGGGCGTGCTGGGCCGCGCGGCGCGGCCCCTCTATCTGACACCCGTCACGCCCGACCACGCGACGGCGCTGGTGTGGCTCCGCGAGTTCGAGGGGGCGGGCCTGGACGGCGTCATCGCGAAGCCGGCACGGGGGACGTACCAGCCGGGCAGGCGGGCGATGATCAAGGTCAAGCACGCGCGCACGGCCGATTGCGCCGTCGCCGGGTTTCGCTGGCACAAGAGCGGCGCCGACGCGGTCGGGTCGCTCCTGCTCGGACTGTACGACGAGCGGAGGGCGTTGCACCACGTGGGCGTGACGTCGGCCTTTCCGATGGCGGCGCGCAAAGAGCTGGCGCGGGAACTCGCGCCGCTGCGGCGGGGAGCGTTGGACCATCATCCGTGGCGCGACTGGGCGACCCCTGACGCCGGCGGCCTGGTCCGCATGCCGGGGGGCCAGAGCCGTTGGAGCGCCGGCAAGGATCTGTCGTGGGAGCCGCTGCGAATCGAGCGGGTCTGTGAGGTGAAGTACGATCACCTGCAGGGCCGGCGGTTCCGCCACGCGGCCCTGTTTCTGCGATGGCGGCCGGACAAGCGGCCCGCCGACTGCCGCTACGATCAGCTCGAAGTCACCGCGCCGTTTGAGCTGGCGAAGGTGTTCGGCGTGAGCGGCCGCTAGCGATGAGGCCGCTTCGGCGCAGCCGGTGCTTCGTCCGGATCGAGGGCCTCCTGCTCCGGCCGCAACCCCGCCGGCACGTGTTGCAAGTTCACGCGGATGCGGGTCCAGGTGCTCGAGCGGCCGCGCATGGAATCGACGAGGACGTCCTCAAGCGTCAGGTACCCGGCCGCCTCGGGATGGCGGGTCCGCCAGCGCGCGAGGCCCGCGAGCGCGTCGTCCCTGCGGTGCGCCCGCGCGATTTCAATCAGCGGGTGGCTCGCCGCCCGGCGGCGGGACGGCTGGGCGCGCGGCGGCTCCCCGGCCTGCTTTCGGTAGTGCGGCGGCCACGGGGCGTCGCCGAGGCCCTCCCGCTCATGGCGCGCGGATAGGTCGAGAAGACCCGCGAGGGAGGCGGCGGACGCGTCGATCCCGGCATGCCGGTCGCCCCCGTCGGCGAAGCGCCGCGGCATCGTCGCGAGCGTGAAGTCGCGGGGATCGCAGACGTCGACTTCATCCCACGAGAGCGGCGCCGAAACCCGCGCGTC contains:
- a CDS encoding ATP-dependent DNA ligase, with the protein product MAPPIEPMLAASAEALPAGDGWLYEPKWDGFRAVVFRGAVDVFIQSRDLRPLDRYFPELHEACLAQVPAGCVLDGEIVIVTAHGLDFDALQLRLHPAASRVAMLAKATPAAFVAFDLLAVDGRDVRTASQADRRRLLEGVLGRAARPLYLTPVTPDHATALVWLREFEGAGLDGVIAKPARGTYQPGRRAMIKVKHARTADCAVAGFRWHKSGADAVGSLLLGLYDERRALHHVGVTSAFPMAARKELARELAPLRRGALDHHPWRDWATPDAGGLVRMPGGQSRWSAGKDLSWEPLRIERVCEVKYDHLQGRRFRHAALFLRWRPDKRPADCRYDQLEVTAPFELAKVFGVSGR
- a CDS encoding DNA primase — translated: PALATSKWWKEERHGVFIDYNQNAKDRTVAAAYSVRPTPDARVSAPLSWDEVDVCDPRDFTLATMPRRFADGGDRHAGIDASAASLAGLLDLSARHEREGLGDAPWPPHYRKQAGEPPRAQPSRRRAASHPLIEIARAHRRDDALAGLARWRTRHPEAAGYLTLEDVLVDSMRGRSSTWTRIRVNLQHVPAGLRPEQEALDPDEAPAAPKRPHR